From the genome of bacterium (Candidatus Blackallbacteria) CG13_big_fil_rev_8_21_14_2_50_49_14, one region includes:
- a CDS encoding thiosulfate sulfurtransferase GlpE: protein MSPEEIQTLSVDEAKPLFEDNLAIFIDVRDPHSFRAGHIPGAKHVNDHNLDAFLENADKSKAYIVYCYHGYSSQGGTAYFLENGFQDVKSLDGGFSAWQQKFPMLTQAKIESADSQ from the coding sequence ATGAGCCCTGAAGAAATTCAAACCCTCTCAGTGGATGAAGCCAAGCCCCTCTTTGAAGATAATTTGGCGATTTTTATTGACGTAAGAGATCCACATAGTTTTAGGGCTGGGCATATTCCCGGCGCAAAACATGTCAACGACCACAATCTTGACGCATTCTTAGAAAATGCCGACAAATCAAAAGCCTATATTGTTTACTGTTACCACGGCTATTCCAGCCAGGGGGGAACCGCTTATTTTCTTGAAAACGGCTTTCAAGATGTGAAAAGCCTGGACGGCGGTTTTAGCGCCTGGCAACAAAAATTTCCGATGCTTACGCAGGCAAAAATTGAATCAGCAGACTCTCAGTGA